A stretch of Haloprofundus halophilus DNA encodes these proteins:
- a CDS encoding MOSC domain-containing protein, producing MAHVERVFVAPEDSAPMEELDSVDAVEGGLSGDRYQTGRGYYSPYDVCEVTLIEAEAVDEIRDEFGIDLTDGRHRRNVVTRGVEVHDLLHTTFRVGDALLRGTRPRPPCAHVEQVAGEEGVARALKNKRGGICADVVQPGTIRAGDDLEIVEADPRTMGRKIAERLGL from the coding sequence CGAGGACAGCGCACCGATGGAGGAACTCGACAGCGTCGACGCCGTCGAGGGTGGTCTCAGCGGCGACCGCTACCAGACCGGCCGCGGCTACTACTCGCCGTACGACGTCTGCGAGGTGACCCTCATCGAAGCCGAGGCCGTCGACGAGATACGCGACGAGTTCGGCATCGACCTCACCGACGGCCGCCACCGCCGAAACGTCGTCACCCGCGGCGTGGAGGTCCACGACCTGCTACACACCACGTTCCGCGTCGGCGACGCGCTCCTCCGCGGGACGCGCCCGCGACCACCGTGTGCGCACGTCGAGCAGGTCGCCGGCGAGGAGGGCGTCGCGCGGGCGCTGAAGAACAAGCGCGGGGGAATCTGCGCCGACGTCGTCCAGCCGGGAACGATTCGCGCCGGCGACGACCTCGAAATCGTCGAAGCGGACCCCCGGACGATGGGGCGGAAGATAGCCGAACGGTTGGGTCTGTAG